The bacterium genome contains a region encoding:
- a CDS encoding amidohydrolase: MAEKVTAVIGARVHTVSGPVYEPGTVIIVGERIVAVGPEKDVKIPDGAVRIEARGMTLVPGLIDAHAHIGVFNEAQGEDNWDGNEMTDPVTPELRVIDALNPDAVAFPDVLAAGVTTVATMPGSANVIGGTVAAIRTKGATVVELIRAYPVGMKMALGYNPKVSYGVEQKKRPATRMANAAVLRVALQAARNYAAKKLHHGAQIMTQEKKSAEDREPVAPFEVDLKHEALLPVLEGKLTARCHCHRADDILTALRIRDEFGLEMSLEHCTEGYKVVKELAEAGVFCVLGPHFIEMRYKAELMGVNPANAAILHAAGVRVCIQTDATWGVQWLANSAALCVRHGLPADVALRAMTLNPAELLGLDKELGSIEEGKRADLLLVDGDPLDIRDKVAQVWLDGQPQLKEPR; this comes from the coding sequence ATGGCGGAAAAAGTGACCGCCGTCATCGGCGCCCGGGTGCACACCGTTTCCGGTCCGGTTTACGAGCCGGGGACCGTGATAATAGTTGGGGAGAGAATCGTCGCCGTGGGGCCCGAAAAAGACGTGAAGATCCCCGACGGCGCGGTGCGAATCGAGGCGCGGGGGATGACCCTCGTCCCCGGCCTGATTGACGCCCACGCCCATATCGGCGTCTTCAACGAGGCCCAGGGCGAGGACAACTGGGACGGCAACGAGATGACCGACCCGGTGACCCCGGAGCTGCGGGTGATTGACGCCCTGAACCCGGACGCCGTGGCCTTCCCCGACGTACTGGCCGCCGGGGTGACCACCGTGGCCACCATGCCCGGGTCGGCCAACGTCATCGGCGGCACCGTCGCCGCCATCCGCACCAAGGGCGCCACGGTGGTCGAGCTCATCCGCGCCTACCCCGTGGGGATGAAGATGGCGCTCGGGTACAACCCCAAGGTGAGTTACGGCGTGGAGCAGAAAAAGCGGCCTGCGACGCGCATGGCCAACGCCGCCGTCCTTCGCGTGGCGCTCCAGGCCGCCCGCAACTACGCCGCCAAAAAGCTCCACCACGGCGCCCAGATAATGACCCAGGAGAAAAAATCCGCCGAGGACCGCGAGCCGGTGGCCCCCTTCGAGGTGGACCTGAAGCACGAGGCGCTGCTGCCGGTGCTGGAGGGCAAGCTCACCGCGCGCTGCCACTGCCACCGCGCCGACGACATCCTCACCGCCCTGCGCATCCGCGACGAGTTCGGCCTGGAGATGTCCCTCGAGCACTGCACCGAGGGGTATAAAGTGGTAAAGGAGCTGGCGGAGGCGGGCGTGTTTTGCGTCCTGGGGCCGCACTTCATCGAGATGCGCTACAAGGCCGAGCTTATGGGGGTCAACCCGGCCAACGCCGCGATTCTCCACGCCGCCGGCGTCAGGGTCTGCATCCAGACCGACGCCACCTGGGGGGTGCAGTGGCTGGCCAACAGCGCCGCGCTCTGCGTGCGCCACGGCCTGCCCGCCGACGTGGCGCTCCGGGCGATGACGCTGAATCCCGCGGAGCTTTTGGGGCTGGACAAGGAATTGGGGAGCATCGAGGAGGGGAAGCGGGCGGATTTACTTTTGGTGGACGGCGACCCGCTGGACATCCGGGACAAGGTGGCCCAGGTCTGGCTCGACGGCCAGCCGCAGTTGAAGGAACCGAGGTAA
- a CDS encoding thymidine phosphorylase, whose translation MGARSRPTTRPPCSWSGARPTSSPATVLPTRGGSSSRSSDAWRAFVQAVTRGGLPDYQTAALLMAVYLRGMDFRETYALTEAIADSGERLTWPDVGRPLVDKHSTGGVGDNVTLVAVPLLAACGAAVPKLSGRALGHTGGTLDKLEAVPGFRTDLALDEFRRILAETGCFIAGHSEKIAPADTRLYHLRDVTATVDSIPLVTASIVGKKLAAGADTFIIDVKTGRGALFPSQPRALRLARWIKRAAETAGRRCVCILSDMGSPLGRKVGNALEVEEALAVLAGEAIPEVRELSLELVARGLKAAGLAENVALARDMARRKLDDGSAREVFARMVQAQGGDLAAFARRERGGAHTGELKAPRSGWLRRVDARNVGRAARLAGAGRSTVEDRVDPEAGVELFAKPGDRVTEGDPLLVVHASTEDGLRAALGQLSGGVVVGDEPPGRRPLIRRVLD comes from the coding sequence ATGGGGGCGAGGAGCCGGCCTACAACGAGGCCACCCTGCTCCTGGTCGGGGGCGAGGCCCACATCTTCACCGGCTACTGTTTTACCGACGCGCGGGGGTTCTTCGTCCCGGAGCTCCGACGCCTGGCGCGCCTTCGTCCAGGCGGTAACCCGGGGCGGCCTGCCCGATTATCAGACGGCCGCCCTCCTGATGGCCGTCTACCTGCGGGGGATGGATTTCCGGGAGACGTACGCCCTCACCGAGGCCATCGCGGACTCCGGCGAACGGCTCACCTGGCCGGACGTCGGGCGCCCCCTGGTGGACAAGCACTCCACGGGGGGCGTGGGGGACAACGTCACTTTGGTGGCGGTTCCGCTCCTGGCCGCGTGCGGCGCCGCGGTGCCCAAGCTGTCCGGCCGGGCCCTCGGGCACACCGGCGGAACACTGGACAAGCTCGAGGCCGTGCCGGGATTCCGGACCGACCTCGCCCTGGACGAGTTCCGACGGATTCTCGCCGAAACGGGCTGCTTCATCGCCGGCCACTCGGAAAAAATCGCCCCCGCCGACACCCGGCTCTATCACCTGCGCGACGTGACCGCCACGGTGGACTCCATCCCCCTGGTGACGGCGAGCATCGTGGGGAAGAAGCTGGCCGCCGGGGCGGATACGTTCATCATTGACGTGAAGACCGGCCGGGGGGCGCTTTTCCCGAGTCAGCCGCGGGCCCTGCGCCTGGCGCGCTGGATCAAGCGGGCGGCGGAGACGGCCGGGCGCAGATGCGTCTGCATCCTGAGCGATATGGGCTCCCCCCTGGGGAGAAAGGTCGGCAACGCCCTCGAGGTCGAGGAGGCGCTGGCGGTTCTCGCCGGGGAGGCGATTCCCGAGGTGCGGGAGCTGTCGCTGGAGCTCGTCGCCCGGGGGCTGAAGGCGGCGGGGCTGGCGGAGAACGTCGCCCTGGCTCGGGATATGGCCCGACGGAAACTCGACGACGGCTCGGCGCGCGAGGTTTTTGCGCGGATGGTCCAGGCCCAGGGCGGCGACCTGGCGGCCTTCGCCCGGAGAGAACGGGGCGGAGCGCACACGGGGGAGCTGAAGGCGCCGCGCTCGGGCTGGCTGCGCCGGGTGGACGCCCGAAACGTCGGCCGGGCGGCGCGGCTCGCCGGAGCCGGGCGCTCCACCGTCGAGGACCGAGTGGACCCCGAGGCCGGGGTGGAGCTCTTCGCCAAACCGGGGGACCGGGTGACCGAGGGCGATCCGCTCCTCGTCGTCCACGCCTCCACCGAGGACGGGCTCCGGGCGGCACTGGGGCAGCTTTCGGGCGGGGTGGTCGTGGGCGACGAACCGCCGGGGCGCCGGCCGCTCATCCGCCGCGTTCTGGACTGA